The following are encoded together in the Malaya genurostris strain Urasoe2022 chromosome 3, Malgen_1.1, whole genome shotgun sequence genome:
- the LOC131434157 gene encoding probable ribonuclease ZC3H12D, giving the protein MVKISKPLDRVPNLLRRKVTNSDKRHVKPVLGRRHRKPAAHQRRPRDDNRISGRIVLLDACNIGYGHPNQRGFSIEGLRIAIQYFLDRNLETYAMLPKFRLKPGKSTDSGLLNILFKNGRLITTPCKEFPVRAMCYDDRFMLEIAARFNCAVVSNDQYRDIMNEKPEWREVVDTRRIPFQWYGDTFTI; this is encoded by the coding sequence ATGGTCAAAATCTCTAAACCGCTAGATCGTGTTCCAAATCTGCTTCGAAGAAAAGTGACCAATTCGGATAAACGCCACGTGAAACCCGTTCTGGGACGTCGCCATCGGAAACCGGCTGCACATCAACGACGGCCCAGGGATGATAACCGTATAAGCGGTAGAATAGTTTTGCTCGACGCATGCAACATCGGATATGGCCATCCGAACCAGCGtggtttctcgatcgaaggtctTCGAATTGCGATTCAATATTTTTTGGATCGAAATTTGGAAACATATGCCATGCTACCGAAATTCCGACTAAAACCGGGCAAATCTACGGATTCTGGCTTACTGAATATATTGTTCAAAAATGGACGATTGATTACCACTCCGTGCAAGGAGTTTCCGGTACGGGCAATGTGCTACGATGATCGGTTTATGTTGGAGATAGCAGCCCGATTTAACTGTGCTGTTGTTTCCAATGACCAATACCGTGATATCATGAACGAGAAACCAGAATGGAGGGAGGTGGTTGATACTCGAAGGATTCCGTTTCAGTGGTATGGAGATACCTTTACAATTTAG